The following coding sequences lie in one Xanthomonas hyacinthi genomic window:
- the flgB gene encoding flagellar basal body rod protein FlgB, with protein MPNLISSYLGVHGDALPLREQRMKLIASNLSNVDTPGYKAQDLDFDAAMRAAQGQRDGSQMQVTDSRHIAVGGSSGLNPFQVTREASQPSLDGNTVDADTERAAYGRAALEYRASLSFVESKVRSMLTAITGQ; from the coding sequence ATGCCCAATCTGATTTCATCCTATCTCGGTGTCCACGGCGACGCCCTGCCGCTGCGCGAGCAACGGATGAAGCTGATCGCCAGCAACCTCAGCAATGTCGACACGCCCGGCTACAAGGCGCAGGACCTGGATTTCGACGCGGCGATGCGCGCCGCGCAGGGCCAGCGCGACGGCAGCCAGATGCAGGTCACCGACAGCCGCCACATCGCGGTCGGCGGCAGCAGCGGACTGAATCCGTTCCAGGTCACCCGCGAGGCCAGCCAGCCCAGCCTCGACGGCAACACCGTCGATGCGGACACCGAACGCGCCGCCTACGGCCGCGCCGCGCTGGAGTACCGCGCCTCGCTGAGCTTCGTTGAATCCAAGGTGCGCAGCATGCTCACCGCGATCACAGGCCAATAA
- a CDS encoding flagella protein, whose translation MNTSATNPLQQLSDALAGERQALLDHNVEGLMRATSDKLAALHALEADVPAGAEAESRLRELADANRANGALLSRRRREVNWALRHLGRSESAASYDANGQSSTLRMSRPLAIA comes from the coding sequence ATGAACACCTCCGCGACCAATCCCTTGCAGCAGCTCAGCGACGCCCTCGCCGGCGAACGGCAGGCATTGTTGGATCACAACGTGGAAGGGCTGATGCGGGCGACCAGCGACAAGCTGGCCGCGCTGCATGCGCTGGAGGCCGACGTGCCGGCCGGGGCCGAGGCCGAATCGCGGCTGCGCGAACTGGCCGATGCCAACCGTGCCAACGGCGCGCTGCTGTCGCGGCGGCGGCGCGAAGTGAATTGGGCGCTGCGGCATCTTGGCCGCAGCGAAAGCGCGGCGTCCTACGATGCCAACGGCCAGTCCAGCACCTTGCGCATGAGCCGCCCGCTGGCGATCGCCTGA
- a CDS encoding flagellar hook capping FlgD N-terminal domain-containing protein, whose protein sequence is MSTVSSDIYSSLGLTASSAGTTTTNTSSSLSQADFLKLMTEQLQHQDPLKPMDNSQMVSQMAQLSTVEGIGDLNKTVTALSDSMSTDQILRGAQLIGHQVLVPSATLPLGSEGGASGVVAAPGAGIVNLTVSDANGNAVKQISVSASKAGEVNFNWDGTNSAGIRMAAGTYSITATQTDSNGTNSTLSTYVQAPVESATIGSDGIYLDLTGLGTAPLANVLRVS, encoded by the coding sequence ATGAGCACCGTTTCCAGCGACATCTATTCCAGCCTCGGATTGACCGCCTCCAGCGCCGGCACGACCACCACCAACACGTCGTCGTCGCTGAGCCAGGCCGATTTCCTGAAGCTGATGACCGAGCAGCTGCAGCACCAGGACCCGCTCAAACCGATGGACAACAGCCAGATGGTCTCGCAGATGGCGCAGCTGTCCACCGTGGAGGGCATCGGCGACCTCAACAAGACCGTGACCGCGCTGTCCGATTCGATGAGTACCGACCAGATCCTGCGCGGCGCCCAGCTGATCGGGCACCAGGTGCTGGTGCCGTCGGCGACGCTGCCGCTGGGCAGCGAAGGCGGCGCCAGCGGCGTGGTCGCCGCGCCCGGCGCGGGCATCGTCAACCTCACCGTCAGCGACGCCAACGGCAACGCGGTCAAGCAGATCAGCGTCAGCGCCAGCAAGGCCGGCGAAGTCAATTTCAACTGGGACGGCACCAACAGCGCCGGTATCCGCATGGCGGCCGGCACCTACAGCATCACCGCCACGCAGACCGACAGCAACGGCACCAACAGCACCCTGTCCACCTACGTCCAGGCGCCGGTCGAGAGCGCCACCATCGGCTCGGACGGCATCTACCTCGACCTGACCGGGCTGGGCACCGCCCCGCTCGCCAACGTGCTCCGCGTCAGCTGA
- the flgC gene encoding flagellar basal body rod protein FlgC, with amino-acid sequence MSNLPIFDVAGSALQAQSVRLSTIASNLANADSVAGSAAAAYKPIEPIFQAVRNPHDSSLTAVNVKEITQSKDPPIKRYEPGHPLADSDGYIYSPDVDPVSQMVNLISASRNYQAGVEVLNTAKELALATLSMGR; translated from the coding sequence ATGAGCAATCTGCCGATCTTCGATGTCGCCGGTTCCGCGCTGCAGGCGCAGTCGGTGCGCCTGAGCACCATCGCCAGCAACCTGGCCAACGCCGATTCGGTGGCCGGGTCGGCCGCCGCGGCCTACAAGCCGATCGAGCCGATCTTCCAGGCGGTGCGCAACCCGCACGACAGCAGCCTGACCGCGGTCAACGTCAAGGAAATCACCCAGAGCAAGGATCCACCGATCAAGCGCTACGAGCCCGGCCATCCGCTCGCCGATAGCGACGGCTACATCTACTCGCCGGATGTGGACCCGGTGTCGCAGATGGTCAACCTGATCTCCGCCTCGCGCAATTACCAGGCAGGCGTGGAAGTCCTCAACACCGCCAAGGAACTGGCGTTGGCCACCTTGTCCATGGGCCGCTAA
- the flgE gene encoding flagellar hook protein FlgE, with translation MGFNTSLSGIKAANSDLNVTANNIANVNTTGFKESRAEFADLFSATGYGLARNAVGAGVRVSNVAQQFSQGNVDPTGRNLDLAISGDGFFTLTNNGAKVYSRAGNFQTDANGYVVNPQGAKLQVFPPAANGNGFAVGTLTDLQLLTTDSSPKQSETVNLMFTLPGNAGTPTVATFDPADANSYNHSTGGITVYDSLGVSHTQTSYFVKTGNANEWQAHNYVDGTAVGTPSTLQFDGNGALTSPADGKIALSTFTPSTGAGTLNLTLDVSGSTQYGEAFALRDARQDGYASGKLNSISIDANGVVYARYSNNADKALGQVAMTNFVNPQGLSSLGDNVWAESSASGNARTGAPSTSDFGSVQSGALEASTVDLTEQLVNMIVAQRNFQANSQMISTQDQITQTIINIR, from the coding sequence ATGGGTTTCAATACTTCGCTGTCCGGTATCAAAGCGGCCAACTCCGACCTCAACGTCACCGCCAACAACATCGCCAACGTCAACACCACCGGTTTCAAGGAGTCGCGCGCCGAATTCGCCGACCTGTTCTCGGCCACCGGCTACGGCCTGGCGCGCAATGCGGTCGGCGCCGGCGTACGGGTCAGCAACGTCGCCCAGCAGTTCTCGCAGGGCAACGTCGATCCGACCGGACGCAACCTGGACCTGGCGATCTCCGGCGACGGCTTCTTCACCCTGACCAACAACGGCGCCAAGGTCTACTCGCGCGCCGGCAACTTCCAGACCGATGCCAACGGCTATGTGGTCAATCCGCAAGGCGCCAAGCTGCAGGTGTTCCCGCCGGCGGCCAACGGCAACGGCTTCGCGGTCGGCACCCTGACCGACCTGCAGCTGCTGACCACCGACAGCTCGCCCAAGCAGAGCGAAACGGTGAACCTGATGTTCACCCTGCCCGGCAATGCCGGCACGCCGACCGTGGCCACCTTCGATCCGGCCGACGCCAACAGCTACAACCATTCCACCGGCGGCATCACCGTCTACGATTCGCTGGGCGTCAGCCACACCCAGACCTCGTATTTCGTCAAGACCGGCAACGCCAACGAATGGCAGGCGCACAACTACGTCGACGGCACCGCGGTCGGCACCCCGAGCACCCTGCAGTTCGACGGCAACGGCGCGCTGACCAGTCCCGCCGACGGCAAGATCGCACTGAGCACGTTCACCCCCAGCACCGGCGCCGGCACCCTCAATCTGACCCTGGACGTGAGCGGTTCGACCCAGTACGGCGAGGCGTTCGCGCTGCGCGACGCGCGCCAGGACGGCTACGCCAGCGGCAAGCTCAACTCGATCAGCATCGACGCCAACGGCGTGGTCTACGCGCGCTATTCCAACAACGCCGACAAGGCGCTGGGCCAGGTGGCGATGACCAACTTCGTCAACCCGCAGGGGCTGAGCTCGCTCGGCGACAACGTGTGGGCGGAAAGCTCGGCCTCGGGCAATGCGCGCACCGGTGCGCCGTCGACCTCGGACTTCGGCAGCGTTCAGTCCGGCGCGCTCGAAGCCTCGACCGTCGACCTCACCGAACAGCTGGTCAACATGATCGTCGCGCAGCGCAACTTCCAGGCCAACTCGCAGATGATCTCGACCCAGGATCAGATCACCCAGACCATCATCAATATCCGTTGA
- a CDS encoding ATP-binding protein: MNFADPDYTDTVPLPSRKSLLALSESIDEGLVLFRADGRLLLANSAARAHLGNTETGGDHALGERLAQWLPADALSQARSSGRWSGSLPTEQHVVLVHLYFHADGDDGHFLVLIQGIEGQQDYEQELQQRHAELRQAYLRLNGAQEKLLQSEKMASIGQLAAGVAHEINNPIGYVHSNLGSLQEYLRSLFTLIEAYERALRAPDPKALIPEIDDIRNRFDIDFISRDLPQLMAESREGIERVTRIVRDLKDFSYSGREESWKLVDLHSGLESTINIIWNELKYKVTLDRRYGNLPLVECLPSELNQVYMNLLLNAGQAIGERGTIVVSTGQDGEEVWIEFKDSGAGIPADLLQRIFDPFFTTKPVGSGTGLGLSISYGIINKHHGRIDVTSTVGEGSSFRIVIPVRQPK, translated from the coding sequence GTGAATTTCGCCGATCCCGATTACACCGATACGGTGCCGTTGCCTTCGCGCAAAAGCCTGCTCGCGCTGAGCGAGTCGATCGACGAAGGCCTGGTGCTGTTCCGCGCCGATGGCCGCCTGCTGCTGGCCAACAGTGCCGCACGCGCCCACCTGGGCAATACCGAGACCGGCGGCGACCACGCCCTGGGCGAACGCCTGGCGCAATGGCTGCCCGCCGATGCGCTGTCGCAGGCGCGCAGCAGCGGCCGCTGGAGCGGCAGCCTGCCGACCGAACAACACGTGGTGCTGGTGCACCTGTATTTCCATGCCGACGGCGATGACGGTCACTTCCTGGTGCTGATCCAGGGCATCGAAGGCCAGCAGGACTACGAACAGGAACTGCAGCAGCGCCATGCCGAGCTGCGCCAGGCTTATCTGCGCCTCAACGGCGCGCAGGAAAAACTGCTGCAGTCGGAGAAGATGGCTTCCATCGGCCAGCTCGCCGCCGGCGTCGCACACGAGATCAACAACCCGATCGGCTACGTGCATTCCAACCTGGGCAGCCTGCAGGAATACCTGCGCAGCCTGTTCACCCTGATCGAAGCCTACGAGCGCGCCCTGCGCGCGCCGGATCCGAAGGCGCTGATCCCGGAGATCGACGACATCCGCAACCGCTTCGACATCGACTTCATCAGCCGCGACCTGCCGCAGCTGATGGCCGAATCGCGCGAAGGCATCGAGCGGGTGACGCGCATCGTGCGCGACCTCAAGGACTTCTCGTACTCCGGCCGCGAGGAATCGTGGAAGCTGGTGGACCTGCATTCCGGGCTCGAATCCACCATCAACATCATCTGGAACGAGCTCAAGTACAAGGTCACCCTGGACCGCCGCTACGGCAACCTGCCGCTGGTCGAGTGTCTGCCATCCGAGCTCAACCAGGTGTACATGAACCTGCTGCTCAACGCCGGCCAGGCGATCGGCGAGCGCGGCACCATCGTGGTCAGCACCGGCCAGGACGGCGAGGAGGTCTGGATCGAATTCAAGGACTCCGGCGCCGGCATCCCGGCGGACCTGCTGCAGCGCATCTTCGACCCGTTCTTCACCACCAAGCCGGTCGGCAGCGGCACCGGCCTGGGCCTGTCGATCTCCTACGGCATCATCAACAAGCACCACGGCCGCATCGACGTGACCAGCACCGTCGGCGAAGGCTCCAGCTTCCGGATCGTGATTCCGGTTAGGCAGCCTAAGTAG
- the flgA gene encoding flagellar basal body P-ring formation chaperone FlgA, with protein sequence MRLILLVVLLAATPAWAAEFQSVDSIRAAALSTLGADADAEATLDPSVRVPLCPAPLQAQPTGTTTVEVSCPREAGWRLFVPVKVRRLQNVLVLGRGLAAGETVDAADMVIEKRDAARIVGAAMTDPATAIGRVVRRTLPAGTLLSASDLVAQRLVRRGDNVALVARNGALEVRMAGRALSDGGENERVSVENLSSRRVVQGTVSQNGDVFVTR encoded by the coding sequence ATGCGCCTGATCCTGTTAGTGGTCCTGCTGGCGGCGACGCCGGCCTGGGCCGCGGAATTCCAATCGGTGGACTCGATCCGCGCCGCGGCGTTGTCCACCCTCGGTGCCGACGCCGACGCCGAGGCGACGCTGGACCCGTCGGTGCGCGTGCCGCTGTGCCCGGCGCCGCTGCAGGCGCAACCCACCGGCACCACCACGGTGGAGGTGAGCTGCCCGCGCGAGGCCGGCTGGCGCCTGTTCGTACCGGTCAAGGTGCGGCGTCTACAGAATGTGCTGGTGCTGGGCCGCGGCCTGGCCGCTGGAGAAACCGTGGACGCCGCCGATATGGTGATCGAGAAGCGCGACGCGGCGCGGATCGTCGGTGCGGCAATGACCGATCCGGCCACAGCGATCGGCCGGGTGGTGCGGCGCACGCTGCCGGCAGGCACGCTGTTGTCGGCCAGTGATCTGGTCGCGCAGCGGCTGGTGCGACGCGGCGACAATGTGGCGCTGGTGGCGCGCAACGGCGCGCTGGAAGTGCGCATGGCTGGGCGCGCACTGAGCGATGGTGGCGAGAACGAGCGGGTGAGCGTCGAAAACCTGTCGTCTCGCCGCGTCGTTCAGGGGACCGTGTCACAAAATGGCGACGTTTTTGTGACGCGTTGA
- a CDS encoding chemotaxis protein, whose protein sequence is MSHDLLNRIDQRTRLAGHNRLALLLFRLGGRQLFGVNVFKVQEVLRRPGLFQVPGLPLQFSGVADVRGRSVPVLDLGLAIGHPERETQADKAPGYLVVTEFNRSVQGFLVSGVERIVNIAVEDIHPPPELGAESSYLTAVTRFQGELIQVIDVESVLADIAQTRTEALIDPSLALTGSQLQVLVVDDSRVARQQIRSVLDQLGVGATLLSDGRQALDHLLQIHAGGENPADRYAMVISDIEMPAMDGYTLTTEIRRHPGLAGLYVLLHTSLSGVFNNAMVERVGANAFVAKYSPHELADYVLARLRVVAAAQAA, encoded by the coding sequence ATGTCTCATGACCTGCTCAATCGAATCGACCAGCGCACCCGCTTGGCGGGCCACAACCGGCTTGCCCTGCTGCTGTTCCGGCTGGGCGGCCGTCAGCTTTTTGGCGTGAACGTCTTCAAGGTGCAGGAAGTGCTGCGCCGTCCTGGGCTGTTCCAGGTGCCGGGGCTGCCATTGCAATTCTCCGGCGTCGCCGATGTCCGCGGCCGTTCGGTGCCGGTGCTCGATCTGGGCCTGGCGATCGGCCATCCGGAGCGCGAGACGCAGGCCGACAAGGCGCCCGGCTACCTGGTGGTCACCGAGTTCAACCGCTCGGTGCAGGGCTTCCTGGTCAGCGGCGTGGAGCGCATCGTCAACATCGCGGTGGAAGACATCCACCCGCCGCCGGAACTGGGCGCCGAATCCAGCTACCTGACCGCGGTGACCCGCTTCCAGGGCGAACTGATCCAGGTCATCGACGTGGAAAGCGTGCTCGCCGACATCGCCCAGACCCGCACCGAGGCGCTGATCGACCCGTCGCTGGCGCTCACCGGCTCGCAGCTGCAGGTGCTGGTGGTGGACGACTCGCGCGTGGCGCGGCAGCAGATCCGCAGCGTGCTCGACCAGCTCGGGGTCGGCGCCACCCTGCTGTCCGACGGCCGCCAGGCCCTGGACCATCTCTTGCAGATCCACGCCGGCGGCGAGAATCCGGCCGACCGCTACGCGATGGTGATCTCCGACATCGAGATGCCGGCGATGGACGGCTATACGCTGACGACGGAAATCCGGCGCCATCCCGGCCTGGCCGGCCTGTACGTGCTGCTGCACACCTCGCTGTCGGGCGTGTTCAACAACGCCATGGTCGAACGCGTCGGCGCCAACGCCTTCGTCGCCAAGTACAGCCCGCACGAGCTGGCCGACTATGTGCTGGCGCGGCTGCGGGTGGTCGCCGCGGCCCAGGCCGCCTAG
- the flgM gene encoding flagellar biosynthesis anti-sigma factor FlgM, whose product MSQKIEGSLPSQATLRTTAVSTKAASGASEDGQTRAVDATAATDSLRLTGEASGLQTLQRQLSAAPAVDSKRVESVRGSLQSGSYTINPDVVASRMLDMDQQLSA is encoded by the coding sequence ATGAGCCAGAAAATCGAAGGGAGCTTGCCGAGCCAGGCCACGCTCCGTACCACGGCCGTCAGCACCAAGGCCGCCTCCGGCGCGTCCGAGGATGGACAGACCCGTGCGGTGGACGCCACGGCCGCTACCGACAGCCTGCGCCTGACCGGCGAAGCGTCCGGCCTGCAGACCCTGCAGCGCCAACTGTCGGCCGCGCCGGCGGTGGACAGCAAGCGGGTCGAGTCGGTGCGCGGCTCGCTGCAGAGCGGCAGCTACACGATCAATCCGGACGTCGTTGCCAGCCGCATGCTCGATATGGATCAGCAGCTCAGCGCATGA